A window from Schistosoma haematobium chromosome 1, whole genome shotgun sequence encodes these proteins:
- a CDS encoding hypothetical protein (EggNog:ENOG4112N1I~COG:O) encodes MFDVHKFSVPFPERLTDPAGLLIELGRIVGEERCCLACGRQFYGSCVEGSDNARISLSAVRSHMLDKPGHKQVWYGVEDPIQVALLVAKAEEESNDDCKINYPKAALAGGELFSQFYDQSVLAPSFILSDDEDVYEVRLPSGTVLGHRKMRTIYKQHLAATDGAKLLNRDNGQKSVSIRRPDFKALIQNRSNADSERRLNEQRKYWDLVTGVQGNFHNRLHLRRQY; translated from the exons ATGTTCGATGTGCACAAATTTAGTGTTCCATTTCCAGAAAGATTAACCGATCCTGCCGGGTTGTTAATTGAATTAGGACGTATTGTGGGGGAAGAACGCTGTTGTTTGGCTTGTGGTCGTCAGTTTTACGGTAGTTGTGTGGAAGGATCAGACAATGCTCGGATCTCCCTGTCTGCCGTCCGCAGTCATATGTTGGACAAACCTGGCCACAAACAAGTATGGTATGGAGTAGAAGACCCAATCCAAGTGGCATTATTGGTAGCTAAGGCAGAAGAAGAGTCAAATGACGATTGCAAGATAAATTACCCTAAAGCTGCTCTTGCAGGTGGTGAGCTGTTTAGTCAGTTTTACGATCAGTCAGTCCTTGCACCATCTTTCATACTT TCAGATGATGAAGACGTTTATGAAGTACGGTTACCATCTGGTACTGTTCTAGGTCATCGGAAGATGAGAACAATTTATAAACAACACTTGGCTGCTACAGATGGAGCTAAATTATTGAACCGTGATAATGGACAGAAGAGCGTTTCAATACGACGTCCAGACTTCAAAGCCTTAATACAGAATAGATCTAATGCCGATTCTGAGAGACGTTTAAACGAACAAAGAAAGTACTGGGATTTAGTAACTGGTGTTCAAGGTAATTTCCACAATCGCCTTCATCTTCGTCGACAGTACTAA
- a CDS encoding hypothetical protein (EggNog:ENOG4112N1I~COG:O), whose protein sequence is MTYLCSSCKADVSVSERINHVRSDWHIYNLKRVVSGLLPISEDMFVHKKQLIAAEAPVAIEKTYCDACKKSFANNKSFTAHLVSKRHIHNSHLFKTKTTQTVISSTKPSAEDCLTEPLPLGSCLFCDRYISLNYLPNESLDSAKQSDLAKRVLNHMFDVHKFSVPFPERLTDPAGLLIELGRIVGEERCCLACGRQFYGSCVEGSDNARISLSAVRSHMLDKPGHKQVWYGVEDPIQVALLVAKAEEESNDDCKINYPKAALAGGELFSQFYDQSVLAPSFILSDDEDVYEVRLPSGTVLGHRKMRTIYKQHLAATDGAKLLNRDNGQKSVSIRRPDFKALIQNRSNADSERRLNEQRKYWDLVTGVQGNFHNRLHLRRQY, encoded by the exons ATGACGTACTTATGTTCGTCGTGTAAGGCTGATGTGTCTGTCTCAGAAAGAATCAATCATGTCAGGAGCGACTGGCATATATACAACCTAAAGCGTGTCGTTTCTGGTCTACTGCCAATATCTGAAGATATGTTTGTACATAAAAAACAATTGATTGCTGCAGAAGCACCTGTGGCTATAGAG AAAACGTATTGTGACGCCTGCAAGAAATCCTTCGCAAATAACAAATCTTTTACTGCCCATTTGGTTTCGAAGCGCCATATACATAACAGCCACTTGTTCAAAAC GAAAACTACGCAGACAGTCATCAGTTCTACTAAACCTTCAGCAGAAGACTGTTTGACAGAACCATTACCACTGGGGTCATGTTTGTTCTGTGACCGCTATATATCACTGAATTATTTGCCAAATGAGTCACTTGATAGTGCCAAACAAAGTGATTTAGCTAAACGTGTCCTAAATCACATGTTCGATGTGCACAAATTTAGTGTTCCATTTCCAGAAAGATTAACCGATCCTGCCGGGTTGTTAATTGAATTAGGACGTATTGTGGGGGAAGAACGCTGTTGTTTGGCTTGTGGTCGTCAGTTTTACGGTAGTTGTGTGGAAGGATCAGACAATGCTCGGATCTCCCTGTCTGCCGTCCGCAGTCATATGTTGGACAAACCTGGCCACAAACAAGTATGGTATGGAGTAGAAGACCCAATCCAAGTGGCATTATTGGTAGCTAAGGCAGAAGAAGAGTCAAATGACGATTGCAAGATAAATTACCCTAAAGCTGCTCTTGCAGGTGGTGAGCTGTTTAGTCAGTTTTACGATCAGTCAGTCCTTGCACCATCTTTCATACTT TCAGATGATGAAGACGTTTATGAAGTACGGTTACCATCTGGTACTGTTCTAGGTCATCGGAAGATGAGAACAATTTATAAACAACACTTGGCTGCTACAGATGGAGCTAAATTATTGAACCGTGATAATGGACAGAAGAGCGTTTCAATACGACGTCCAGACTTCAAAGCCTTAATACAGAATAGATCTAATGCCGATTCTGAGAGACGTTTAAACGAACAAAGAAAGTACTGGGATTTAGTAACTGGTGTTCAAGGTAATTTCCACAATCGCCTTCATCTTCGTCGACAGTACTAA
- a CDS encoding hypothetical protein (EggNog:ENOG4112N1I~COG:O) translates to MTYLCSSCKADVSVSERINHVRSDWHIYNLKRVVSGLLPISEDMFVHKKQLIAAEAPVAIEKTYCDACKKSFANNKSFTAHLVSKRHIHNSHLFKTKTTQTVISSTKPSAEDCLTEPLPLGSCLFCDRYISLNYLPNESLDSAKQSDLAKRVLNHMFDVHKFSVPFPERLTDPAGLLIELGRIVGEERCCLACGRQFYGSCVEGSDNARISLSAVRSHMLDKPGHKQVWYGVEDPIQVALLVAKAEEESNDDCKINYPKAALAGGELFSQFYDQSVLAPSFILRSLITQVVQELIHVNWNLELIRFVH, encoded by the exons ATGACGTACTTATGTTCGTCGTGTAAGGCTGATGTGTCTGTCTCAGAAAGAATCAATCATGTCAGGAGCGACTGGCATATATACAACCTAAAGCGTGTCGTTTCTGGTCTACTGCCAATATCTGAAGATATGTTTGTACATAAAAAACAATTGATTGCTGCAGAAGCACCTGTGGCTATAGAG AAAACGTATTGTGACGCCTGCAAGAAATCCTTCGCAAATAACAAATCTTTTACTGCCCATTTGGTTTCGAAGCGCCATATACATAACAGCCACTTGTTCAAAAC GAAAACTACGCAGACAGTCATCAGTTCTACTAAACCTTCAGCAGAAGACTGTTTGACAGAACCATTACCACTGGGGTCATGTTTGTTCTGTGACCGCTATATATCACTGAATTATTTGCCAAATGAGTCACTTGATAGTGCCAAACAAAGTGATTTAGCTAAACGTGTCCTAAATCACATGTTCGATGTGCACAAATTTAGTGTTCCATTTCCAGAAAGATTAACCGATCCTGCCGGGTTGTTAATTGAATTAGGACGTATTGTGGGGGAAGAACGCTGTTGTTTGGCTTGTGGTCGTCAGTTTTACGGTAGTTGTGTGGAAGGATCAGACAATGCTCGGATCTCCCTGTCTGCCGTCCGCAGTCATATGTTGGACAAACCTGGCCACAAACAAGTATGGTATGGAGTAGAAGACCCAATCCAAGTGGCATTATTGGTAGCTAAGGCAGAAGAAGAGTCAAATGACGATTGCAAGATAAATTACCCTAAAGCTGCTCTTGCAGGTGGTGAGCTGTTTAGTCAGTTTTACGATCAGTCAGTCCTTGCACCATCTTTCATACTT CGAAGCTTAATTACTCAAGTTGTCCAGGAGCTTATTCATGTAAACTGGAATCTTGAATTAATCAGATTTGTACATTAG